The following proteins are co-located in the Methanosarcina barkeri str. Wiesmoor genome:
- a CDS encoding DapH/DapD/GlmU-related protein translates to MINLKNIGFYLSKITYGSYLLKTSKHIAITIDRVVTSIISKASEYIKYILIAIDGIVTPIILLITKVIFIDTSLRPLWKIRGLILFPFIKCASVPYIGKDVYFIELLTRKYIFGKNVRISNFCKLIGPIEIGDNVSISNNVEVRHHTIIGNNVGIGPNTLFITDTHELGNEKKRAGKHITKKIIIKDGCWIGANVIILGGVTIGAGAVIAAGSVVASNVKPNSFVVGTRAKEIRTLRSMSNLRRS, encoded by the coding sequence ATGATTAACCTAAAGAATATAGGTTTTTATCTATCAAAAATAACTTATGGTTCTTATCTACTAAAAACAAGTAAACATATAGCAATAACAATCGATAGAGTTGTAACTTCAATTATCTCAAAAGCAAGTGAATATATTAAATATATACTAATAGCAATCGATGGCATTGTAACTCCTATTATCCTGTTAATAACAAAAGTAATTTTTATAGACACTTCTTTAAGACCATTGTGGAAGATTAGAGGACTGATATTATTTCCTTTTATAAAATGTGCTTCAGTTCCATATATTGGGAAAGATGTCTACTTTATTGAGTTGTTAACTCGAAAATATATTTTCGGGAAAAATGTTCGTATTTCAAATTTTTGTAAGTTAATTGGCCCAATAGAAATTGGAGATAACGTATCAATAAGCAACAATGTTGAGGTGAGGCATCATACTATTATTGGCAATAATGTCGGCATAGGACCAAACACACTATTTATTACTGACACTCACGAATTAGGAAATGAAAAAAAAAGGGCCGGAAAACACATAACAAAAAAAATAATTATTAAAGATGGATGTTGGATTGGAGCGAACGTCATAATTTTAGGTGGAGTGACAATTGGTGCAGGGGCTGTTATAGCTGCAGGATCTGTTGTAGCCTCAAATGTAAAACCTAATTCATTTGTAGTAGGTACCCGAGCAAAAGAAATCAGGACTTTAAGGAGTATGAGTAACTTAAGAAGATCTTAA
- the tnpA gene encoding IS200/IS605 family transposase, whose protein sequence is MIFVCKYRKVILEPISEELKQIMIDISKKYNFEILEMKTDKDHIHLLIKSEPKVSVLSIVRKLKQESTNGLWKTQKEYLEKYYWGENTSWSDGYFASTIGNVSKEAVEYYIRNQG, encoded by the coding sequence ATTATTTTCGTTTGCAAATACCGAAAAGTCATACTTGAACCAATTAGTGAAGAACTCAAACAGATTATGATTGACATTTCAAAAAAGTATAACTTTGAAATCCTTGAAATGAAAACTGACAAAGACCATATTCATTTATTGATTAAGAGTGAACCTAAAGTTAGTGTTTTATCTATTGTCAGAAAATTGAAACAAGAATCTACGAACGGGTTATGGAAAACACAAAAAGAATATCTGGAAAAGTATTATTGGGGTGAAAATACGTCATGGAGTGATGGATATTTTGCGTCTACAATCGGAAATGTTAGTAAAGAGGCGGTAGAATATTATATACGAAATCAGGGTTGA